One window from the genome of Paenibacillus azoreducens encodes:
- a CDS encoding dihydroorotate dehydrogenase: protein MRNLACNIAGIPFANPIVMASGTFGFGQEYAKHYNINKLGGICSKGLTLEPRPGNRGIRVWETAGGMMNSVGLENPGIDAFLDEEMKFWEKIEPVKIVNLGGSNIEDYVLGALKITKDTGERRKAFLHSVDMIELNISCPNVKEGGMAFGIKTDVAREVVREVRQATSLPLAIKLSPNAENIVEMAVMCEEEGADCVSLVNTFSGMKIDIHERRSVFSNLYAGLSGPAIKPIALRMVHQVARELTIPVMGMGGITTAEDIIEFIMAGAEVVQVGTYNFMNLRAGEELLAGLNRFMQKENIKSLDEIRGIIR from the coding sequence ATGCGGAACTTAGCTTGTAATATCGCCGGCATTCCATTTGCGAATCCGATCGTAATGGCTTCCGGCACCTTCGGATTCGGCCAGGAATACGCCAAGCATTACAACATCAACAAACTTGGGGGAATCTGTTCCAAGGGGTTGACCCTTGAACCTCGCCCTGGCAACCGCGGAATCCGCGTCTGGGAGACGGCCGGCGGCATGATGAACAGCGTTGGTCTGGAGAATCCCGGCATCGATGCCTTCCTCGATGAGGAAATGAAGTTTTGGGAAAAAATCGAACCCGTTAAAATCGTTAACCTTGGCGGAAGCAACATCGAAGATTATGTGCTTGGCGCCTTAAAAATCACCAAAGATACCGGGGAACGCCGTAAAGCCTTCCTGCACAGCGTCGATATGATCGAACTCAACATCTCCTGCCCGAACGTTAAAGAAGGCGGCATGGCCTTCGGCATCAAAACAGACGTGGCCAGGGAAGTTGTCAGGGAAGTACGTCAAGCCACATCTCTCCCGCTTGCGATCAAGCTGTCACCCAATGCGGAGAACATCGTTGAAATGGCGGTCATGTGCGAGGAAGAAGGTGCGGATTGCGTCTCACTAGTGAATACCTTTTCGGGCATGAAAATCGATATTCATGAACGCCGCAGCGTATTCTCGAATCTGTACGCCGGCTTGTCCGGCCCGGCCATTAAACCGATTGCCCTGCGCATGGTCCACCAAGTGGCCCGCGAGCTCACTATTCCGGTCATGGGCATGGGCGGCATCACGACAGCAGAAGATATTATCGAATTTATAATGGCCGGCGCTGAAGTCGTTCAGGTCGGTACTTACAACTTCATGAATCTGCGAGCTGGCGAAGAGCTGCTTGCCGGACTGAACCGTTTTATGCAAAAAGAAAACATCAAGAGCTTGGACGAGATTCGGGGGATTATTCGTTAA
- a CDS encoding dihydroorotate dehydrogenase electron transfer subunit: protein MYNILSNERICEGIYLMTVEGAFQEARMGQFFMLRAWQDAPLLSRPISIFNKEHNHIQFLYKIAGEGTRLLAALRPGDSIQLEGPLGNGFPDVMGRTALIGGGIGIAPLFYTAKQLDKPDIYLGFQQESYLTQAFEPYANELVVRIGGSVLDDLDLSRYENVFVCGPLGMMKAAARMAEGLDTKVYVSLEKRMACGIGACYVCSITNTDGNRKVCTDGPVFLAEEVKWDAELSL from the coding sequence GTGTACAACATTCTTTCCAACGAACGCATCTGTGAAGGCATTTACCTCATGACGGTGGAGGGAGCATTTCAAGAAGCACGCATGGGGCAATTTTTTATGCTGCGCGCTTGGCAGGATGCCCCTCTGTTATCGCGTCCAATCAGTATTTTTAATAAGGAACATAACCATATTCAATTTCTGTACAAAATTGCCGGTGAAGGCACGCGTTTATTGGCAGCACTTCGCCCAGGGGACAGCATCCAGCTGGAAGGACCGCTCGGCAATGGTTTCCCGGATGTGATGGGACGAACTGCCCTGATTGGAGGCGGGATCGGTATCGCTCCCCTGTTCTATACCGCCAAGCAGTTGGATAAACCGGATATTTATCTTGGTTTTCAACAAGAATCTTATCTGACCCAAGCCTTTGAACCATATGCGAATGAACTTGTCGTGCGGATCGGCGGCAGCGTGCTGGACGATCTGGATTTAAGTCGGTACGAAAACGTATTTGTATGCGGTCCGCTCGGGATGATGAAGGCAGCTGCGCGGATGGCTGAGGGGCTTGATACCAAAGTATACGTCTCTTTGGAGAAACGGATGGCATGCGGCATCGGCGCCTGTTATGTATGCTCCATAACCAACACCGACGGCAACCGCAAGGTGTGTACGGATGGCCCGGTATTTTTGGCGGAGGAGGTGAAATGGGATGCGGAACTTAGCTTGTAA
- a CDS encoding phosphotransferase, with translation MTDTYQDIQIRDITRRFGLNMLKSSKVASLYRINAVIQVQTSAGVYALKPFFRSDLLHSSTVKQMSAAARYVQLLMNSGYRYMPEWLPARSGALWILSRGRPFYLTEWIPGRGLETTGDFEQLGMALAALHTTPTGINSGNQSPTYEKILLWKNHDRLARKHMPRSFKGGNRRKVCKHGEACSALSDRAWTSLANPDIVQLMKNEMMHPSLIHGDVTSPNVIVSEDGRLFMIDWDRIRIGSTYIDTANAIMNTTQFNPDFIQSLLKGYEAGRPLIQAERKLIAALYGLPREAWSAYRFPGRPRSRELLRLTKQTWPQRVKAMELLAAWSNS, from the coding sequence ATGACTGACACATACCAAGACATACAGATTCGCGATATCACCCGTCGTTTCGGTCTAAACATGCTGAAATCGTCCAAGGTCGCATCCCTTTACCGTATAAACGCCGTCATTCAAGTACAAACAAGCGCCGGAGTCTATGCATTAAAACCCTTTTTCCGAAGCGATCTTCTTCACTCAAGCACAGTTAAGCAAATGAGTGCAGCCGCGCGTTACGTCCAGCTGTTAATGAACAGCGGGTACCGTTACATGCCAGAATGGCTTCCGGCCCGTTCCGGTGCGCTATGGATATTAAGCAGGGGCAGGCCGTTTTATTTGACGGAATGGATACCGGGCCGCGGCCTGGAAACGACCGGAGACTTTGAGCAACTGGGCATGGCCCTCGCCGCGCTTCATACAACCCCCACCGGGATCAACAGCGGAAATCAGTCCCCTACCTATGAGAAAATCCTGTTATGGAAAAACCATGATCGTCTCGCCCGAAAGCACATGCCCCGGTCTTTTAAGGGTGGGAACAGACGAAAGGTCTGTAAACATGGGGAAGCCTGCAGTGCTCTTTCGGACCGGGCATGGACCTCTCTTGCCAACCCGGACATCGTGCAGCTGATGAAAAATGAGATGATGCACCCATCACTGATTCACGGCGATGTAACCTCGCCAAACGTCATTGTTTCCGAAGATGGCCGTCTGTTTATGATCGACTGGGACCGTATCCGGATCGGATCCACCTACATCGATACAGCCAACGCGATCATGAACACTACCCAATTCAATCCCGATTTCATCCAGTCGCTCTTGAAGGGTTACGAAGCTGGCAGGCCGTTAATTCAGGCTGAGCGCAAATTAATTGCCGCGTTATATGGATTGCCCCGGGAAGCCTGGTCCGCTTACCGCTTCCCAGGCCGCCCAAGGAGCCGGGAACTGCTGCGTTTGACGAAACAAACCTGGCCCCAGCGGGTCAAGGCGATGGAATTATTGGCGGCATGGTCCAATTCATAA
- a CDS encoding cupin domain-containing protein: MEKISLNERIEYKEEKFTKRIVFKDEQSVVFVLNFMPGQELPTHRHPGAMLYLTVLQGEGIITADGKDTGVSAGDAVRCEGDEVFSFRCTGTQPASIYVMLTSIPDERYSAEV, encoded by the coding sequence ATGGAGAAAATTTCGTTAAACGAACGTATCGAATATAAAGAAGAGAAATTCACAAAAAGAATTGTATTCAAGGATGAACAAAGCGTTGTATTCGTACTTAATTTCATGCCTGGTCAAGAGCTGCCGACTCATCGGCATCCGGGGGCCATGCTGTATCTGACGGTTCTCCAAGGAGAGGGCATCATCACGGCAGATGGCAAAGATACGGGAGTCTCCGCGGGTGATGCAGTCCGGTGCGAAGGAGACGAAGTTTTCTCTTTCCGCTGCACGGGTACCCAGCCTGCAAGCATATACGTCATGCTTACCTCGATTCCGGACGAAAGATACTCGGCAGAAGTATGA
- a CDS encoding MFS transporter, with protein MAEERTPTKTIVAIGSIPLIMTLGNSILIPILPKMKAELHLSSFQVSLPITVFSLVAAFAIPFLGYLSDRLSRKAIIIPALLLYGIGGVLSGMAVAWFSNPFIWIMVGRTLQGIGAAGTTPIAMALAGDLFKGAEANRVLGLVEASNGFGKVISPILGSLIALIIWYGVFFTFPVVMLVSLILTWIFIKEKKTAKEPPPFKQYIRGLASVFKHEGRWLFTAYLAGATCLFTLFGILFFLSDVLEKPHNIVGVVKGLVLAIPLLVMCTTSYITGSKIGENKKLMKRLIVLGFVFMTISYALLSFIGHLTLFIAVLAVSSLGTGLILPCINSFITKAVGKERRGFVTSLYGSVRFFGVAIGPPLFGWMMGWSRLGMFLSIAGLTLVVGALAFFMIRVDQGDKEEEQSGGSQSHYELKRKKPVGLMNPIRGRVR; from the coding sequence ATGGCAGAAGAACGTACGCCGACCAAAACTATTGTGGCAATCGGATCGATCCCATTGATTATGACGCTGGGCAACTCCATTCTCATTCCGATCCTGCCCAAAATGAAAGCGGAACTTCATCTTTCTTCTTTTCAGGTCAGTTTGCCGATCACGGTGTTTTCGCTGGTGGCTGCATTTGCGATTCCGTTTCTGGGATATTTGTCCGACCGCTTGTCCCGCAAGGCAATCATTATTCCGGCGCTGCTGCTTTACGGCATTGGCGGCGTTCTTTCGGGAATGGCCGTTGCGTGGTTTTCCAATCCGTTTATATGGATTATGGTGGGGCGAACCCTGCAGGGGATTGGGGCGGCAGGAACGACGCCAATCGCCATGGCGCTTGCCGGGGATCTATTCAAAGGTGCGGAAGCAAACCGCGTCCTCGGATTGGTTGAGGCATCCAATGGCTTCGGCAAGGTTATTTCGCCGATTCTCGGGTCGTTGATTGCGCTGATCATCTGGTATGGCGTCTTTTTTACGTTTCCGGTCGTGATGCTGGTTTCGCTGATCCTGACATGGATATTCATCAAAGAGAAAAAGACGGCGAAGGAACCGCCGCCATTCAAACAATACATTCGCGGATTAGCCAGCGTTTTTAAACATGAAGGCAGATGGCTGTTTACGGCTTACTTGGCCGGAGCCACTTGCCTGTTTACGCTGTTTGGCATTTTGTTTTTCCTGTCGGATGTGCTGGAGAAACCTCATAACATTGTCGGCGTGGTCAAAGGGTTGGTCCTGGCTATTCCGCTGCTGGTGATGTGTACCACTTCCTACATTACGGGCAGTAAAATCGGCGAAAATAAAAAGCTGATGAAAAGACTGATCGTGCTCGGGTTTGTTTTCATGACGATCTCTTACGCATTGCTGTCTTTTATCGGGCATTTAACGTTGTTTATTGCCGTGTTGGCGGTCAGCAGTTTGGGGACCGGATTGATTTTGCCTTGCATCAACAGCTTTATCACGAAGGCGGTCGGCAAGGAAAGACGGGGGTTCGTGACTTCGCTGTACGGCTCGGTCCGTTTCTTCGGGGTGGCCATCGGCCCGCCGCTGTTCGGATGGATGATGGGCTGGTCGCGCCTCGGGATGTTCCTGTCCATCGCAGGGCTTACGTTGGTCGTCGGCGCGCTGGCATTTTTTATGATTCGGGTCGATCAAGGCGACAAAGAAGAGGAACAGTCCGGGGGCAGTCAGAGTCATTACGAACTGAAGCGAAAAAAGCCTGTTGGTCTCATGAACCCTATCCGCGGCCGCGTGCGGTAA
- a CDS encoding YitT family protein: MKILMVPGRNKFYFYRRLYRKISLITAGAVIQGLAMAVFLFPHDIPSGGGSGIAVLLHHFFGLPMSLGFWFANFVFLIFTAPYLGNASTIGTIYVITVTSVSVNFFEVYIKHPFPNVWIDLLIGSVFLGTGVAMLMRQRVSNGGIGFAALALYKYKKIKPGTSLFWMNGFIFSLTAIVIDWKIIILAIGCQLISTRIINWLLRSTRPKARPGFGFAWRSGKK, from the coding sequence GTGAAAATTCTGATGGTTCCCGGCCGGAACAAGTTCTATTTTTACCGCCGCCTATACCGTAAAATTTCGCTGATTACTGCAGGTGCCGTGATCCAGGGTCTTGCCATGGCCGTTTTTCTGTTTCCCCATGACATTCCTTCCGGGGGCGGCTCAGGGATTGCAGTGCTTCTGCATCATTTCTTTGGCCTCCCGATGAGCTTGGGGTTTTGGTTTGCGAATTTTGTTTTTCTGATCTTTACCGCCCCGTATCTTGGCAACGCGAGCACCATCGGAACGATATATGTCATTACGGTTACGTCCGTATCCGTGAATTTCTTTGAAGTATATATCAAGCACCCTTTTCCGAATGTGTGGATCGATCTGCTCATCGGCTCCGTATTTTTAGGAACGGGCGTAGCCATGCTGATGAGGCAGCGAGTGTCCAACGGAGGGATCGGTTTTGCCGCCCTGGCCCTTTACAAATACAAAAAAATCAAACCCGGCACATCTTTGTTTTGGATGAACGGTTTTATTTTTTCTCTGACCGCGATTGTGATCGACTGGAAAATCATCATTTTGGCCATCGGATGCCAACTGATATCGACGCGGATCATCAATTGGCTGCTGCGCTCCACAAGACCGAAAGCAAGGCCAGGGTTTGGTTTTGCCTGGAGAAGCGGCAAGAAGTAA
- a CDS encoding GNAT family N-acetyltransferase, whose protein sequence is MKLETNRLILQTLDLDLMDAAAKRDARAIEALGYKTNGEWPGQDFYEALPFFRELLVKNNGTRGFDSWIIVTKTDREIVGGIGFLGEPEEGGMIEIGFATNESQQRKGYCYEAATELLAWATGQNEVKKVTARCEPGNTASQKVLEKLGFSIDRRDDDFIYWTYRGGQ, encoded by the coding sequence ATGAAGCTTGAAACCAACCGGTTGATCCTGCAAACACTCGATCTCGACCTTATGGATGCTGCAGCCAAACGCGATGCACGGGCGATTGAAGCGCTAGGGTACAAAACAAACGGCGAGTGGCCGGGTCAGGACTTTTACGAAGCTCTGCCTTTTTTTCGGGAACTGCTTGTCAAAAATAACGGAACCCGAGGGTTTGATTCATGGATCATCGTGACGAAAACGGATAGGGAAATTGTGGGCGGAATTGGCTTCTTGGGCGAACCGGAAGAAGGCGGCATGATTGAAATCGGTTTTGCGACAAACGAAAGCCAACAGCGGAAGGGTTACTGCTACGAAGCCGCAACGGAATTGCTGGCATGGGCGACAGGACAAAACGAGGTCAAAAAAGTAACCGCCAGATGCGAGCCGGGCAATACCGCGTCCCAAAAGGTGTTGGAAAAGCTGGGATTCAGTATCGACCGCAGGGACGATGATTTCATTTATTGGACGTATCGTGGCGGGCAGTAA
- a CDS encoding GTP pyrophosphokinase, which yields MSDNPIEQVKVIQKELKRFMMKYKFALQEVETKIKILQEEFQMLHDYNPIEHTKSRLKSPESILKKMMRKGGANSLEEIKETIHDIAGIRITCSFISDIYRISEMLQSQNDLKTISIKDYIKNPKPNGYKSLHMIVEVPVFMSDHEESICVEIQIRTIAMDFWASLEHKIFYKYYETVPQRLIDDLKKAADTAYELDTTMEQLHHEMEEIKRANQADSKGDFQFLIDNQQFKIPENLMNIISPKLLK from the coding sequence ATGTCAGATAATCCTATTGAACAAGTGAAAGTCATCCAAAAAGAGCTTAAACGTTTTATGATGAAATATAAGTTTGCTTTGCAGGAAGTGGAGACCAAAATCAAAATCCTGCAGGAAGAATTCCAAATGCTGCATGATTACAATCCGATTGAACATACCAAGTCCCGTTTGAAATCGCCGGAGAGCATTTTGAAAAAAATGATGCGCAAAGGCGGGGCAAACTCACTCGAAGAAATTAAAGAAACGATCCATGATATCGCGGGTATCCGGATTACTTGCTCTTTTATTTCGGACATTTACAGAATCAGCGAAATGCTGCAAAGCCAAAATGATTTGAAGACCATTTCCATCAAAGACTATATTAAAAACCCGAAACCCAACGGCTACAAAAGCCTTCATATGATCGTTGAAGTCCCTGTATTCATGTCCGACCATGAGGAATCGATATGCGTTGAAATTCAAATCCGGACCATCGCCATGGACTTCTGGGCCAGCTTGGAACATAAAATCTTTTATAAATACTATGAAACCGTACCGCAGCGGTTAATCGACGATCTGAAAAAAGCCGCGGACACCGCCTATGAACTGGACACGACGATGGAGCAGCTTCACCATGAGATGGAAGAGATCAAACGGGCCAATCAAGCCGATTCCAAAGGGGATTTCCAGTTTCTGATCGATAACCAGCAATTTAAGATTCCGGAAAACCTGATGAATATCATCTCGCCTAAATTATTGAAATAA
- a CDS encoding helix-turn-helix domain-containing protein, translated as MMEKSSSAAFQPMLTSDRFGWDKLRVSQWGSPEQALDPSTEPRYIVGIHCTAYYENYYTIHMTPCNESIFCPWGRTSLYFLKIEITPSVIEQVAREAGFLTEGHIQLERKFHVKDSKLLQLGLWMLEELQNGGKKGKIYSDSLANMMIIYLLQHYSIVIPRHSTGGSSANQEIAEVIQYMRENLEEEIQLAELASKANMSQSHLIRVFKQQTGFTPHHYLIRLRIERSKFLIRSGKIGLKEIAAQVGFADQGHFTRVFKRETGLTPKLFAQQFSSKSNHALY; from the coding sequence ATGATGGAAAAATCGTCCTCGGCTGCTTTCCAGCCTATGCTTACGAGCGATCGCTTTGGTTGGGATAAGCTGCGCGTATCGCAATGGGGCAGTCCGGAACAAGCTTTAGATCCTTCGACTGAGCCCAGGTACATCGTTGGGATTCACTGCACGGCCTACTATGAAAATTATTATACGATTCATATGACCCCATGCAACGAAAGCATTTTTTGCCCTTGGGGGAGAACCTCGCTCTATTTTCTGAAAATTGAAATTACGCCTTCTGTCATTGAACAAGTTGCCCGTGAAGCGGGGTTTTTGACGGAAGGCCATATTCAGTTGGAACGCAAGTTCCATGTCAAAGATTCCAAGCTGCTGCAGCTGGGGCTTTGGATGCTTGAGGAGCTGCAGAATGGGGGAAAGAAGGGGAAAATATACAGCGATTCATTGGCCAATATGATGATTATCTATTTATTGCAGCACTACTCTATCGTCATTCCCAGACATTCCACAGGCGGATCATCGGCAAACCAGGAGATTGCTGAGGTCATCCAGTATATGCGCGAGAATTTGGAAGAGGAGATTCAGCTGGCCGAACTGGCTTCGAAAGCGAACATGAGTCAATCCCACTTGATTCGCGTGTTCAAACAGCAGACAGGCTTTACTCCGCATCATTATTTGATTCGCCTGCGCATCGAGCGGTCGAAATTCCTGATCCGTTCGGGGAAAATCGGCTTGAAGGAAATTGCCGCCCAGGTCGGTTTTGCCGATCAAGGTCATTTCACAAGAGTGTTCAAGCGCGAAACAGGACTTACCCCAAAGTTATTCGCACAACAATTTTCCTCAAAATCAAACCACGCGCTGTATTAA
- a CDS encoding DUF6923 family protein — protein MKCLRLAGLVCAGVIAAGSLSSMAFAAPAEMLEPESGADETVATAAAAESWHEISKQTFWLLDALERGQGVTTDGSAWIFNSNLGLLRTELDGKTVKARNAVAIPPEISAQGGDHIGDISYNNGIIYAPIEDGKNYQHPYIALFDANTLKYTGTSYALPLQLHPGGVPWVAVDAARGQVYTAQWSNAPVLNVFSLDDMHLIKTVPLTQSIDRIQGAEMYNGYLYASTDNKTQTVYRIDPDTGSVSTAFDRNLPKGTEAQGIAVLPTANGAVLHILDVDPNRISQNFRHYGL, from the coding sequence ATGAAATGTTTAAGATTGGCGGGTCTGGTTTGCGCGGGAGTCATTGCAGCCGGATCCTTGTCTTCGATGGCATTTGCCGCGCCTGCCGAAATGTTGGAGCCTGAAAGCGGGGCAGACGAAACCGTTGCAACCGCCGCGGCAGCCGAGTCCTGGCATGAAATATCCAAGCAAACCTTCTGGCTGCTGGATGCCCTCGAACGGGGACAAGGCGTAACGACGGACGGAAGCGCCTGGATTTTCAATTCCAATTTGGGACTTCTGCGTACGGAACTGGACGGCAAAACCGTAAAGGCACGGAATGCGGTGGCGATTCCGCCCGAGATCTCGGCCCAGGGCGGAGACCACATCGGCGATATTTCCTATAACAATGGCATCATCTATGCTCCGATCGAAGACGGCAAGAACTATCAACATCCCTATATCGCTCTCTTTGACGCCAATACCTTAAAGTATACGGGAACTTCATACGCATTGCCTTTGCAACTCCATCCCGGGGGCGTGCCTTGGGTTGCGGTCGATGCCGCGCGCGGACAAGTGTATACGGCCCAGTGGAGCAATGCCCCTGTACTTAACGTGTTTAGCCTTGACGATATGCATCTGATCAAAACGGTTCCCCTTACCCAGAGCATCGACCGGATTCAAGGCGCCGAAATGTATAACGGTTATCTGTACGCCTCGACCGATAACAAAACCCAGACCGTCTACCGAATCGATCCGGATACCGGCAGCGTATCCACAGCCTTCGACCGCAATTTGCCAAAAGGTACCGAGGCGCAGGGCATCGCGGTTCTGCCGACTGCAAACGGCGCTGTTCTCCACATTCTTGACGTAGATCCGAACCGCATCAGTCAAAACTTCCGCCATTATGGACTCTAA
- a CDS encoding ABC transporter substrate-binding protein, with protein MIKRSKSLLLLLAACFLAIAGCGQSNNQTAGTDGGAAKPQTNASAPEPKETKPVEITFYYPVNVGGPLTKVIDNMAGTFMEKHPDIKVNPVYTGNYGDNTVKIQAGIQAKQPPDVAVMMSTELYGMLDMNAIIPLDDLIAKDADIQMADFYPAFMEDTQSEGKTYSIPFQRSTIVMYYNKEMFKAAGLDPEKPPATWDELVSYAQKLNKDGHAGLEIPGNDDSYWMFQMLARQNASDPKQNIMSSDGKKVMFDTPENVQALQFWLDLSHKHKAMPEGVIDWAAVPTDFIEGKTAMMMHTSGNLTNVKNNAKFDFGVAFPPAQKQFGSPTGGGNLYIFKDTTPEKQAAAWEFVKYMTSPEQAALFSSSSGYVGVRKSAYDTEAMKKYTADFPQALVARDQLQYAFRELSTHNHGKVSTAITNQIQAALAGKTDAAGALKKAQEEADQALAPFNK; from the coding sequence ATGATCAAGCGATCCAAATCGTTGCTGCTGCTGCTCGCCGCTTGTTTCTTGGCGATTGCGGGCTGCGGCCAAAGCAATAACCAAACGGCGGGAACGGATGGCGGTGCCGCCAAGCCGCAGACAAACGCAAGCGCGCCGGAACCGAAAGAAACGAAGCCGGTCGAAATCACCTTTTATTATCCGGTAAACGTCGGCGGGCCGCTGACGAAAGTGATTGACAATATGGCAGGCACATTTATGGAAAAACACCCGGATATTAAGGTGAATCCCGTGTATACCGGAAATTACGGCGACAATACGGTGAAGATCCAGGCAGGCATTCAGGCCAAGCAGCCGCCGGATGTGGCGGTCATGATGTCGACGGAGCTATACGGCATGCTGGATATGAACGCAATCATTCCGCTGGACGATTTGATCGCCAAAGATGCGGATATCCAGATGGCGGATTTCTACCCCGCTTTTATGGAAGATACGCAGTCCGAAGGCAAAACATACAGCATTCCGTTTCAGCGGAGCACGATTGTTATGTACTATAACAAGGAAATGTTCAAAGCCGCAGGACTGGATCCGGAAAAACCGCCAGCCACATGGGATGAGCTCGTGAGCTATGCCCAGAAGCTGAATAAAGACGGCCACGCGGGCCTGGAAATTCCGGGTAATGACGATTCCTACTGGATGTTTCAAATGCTGGCAAGGCAAAACGCTTCCGATCCCAAACAAAACATCATGTCCTCCGACGGGAAAAAGGTGATGTTCGATACTCCGGAGAATGTTCAGGCGCTGCAATTTTGGCTGGACTTGTCCCATAAGCATAAGGCGATGCCGGAAGGCGTCATCGATTGGGCTGCGGTGCCGACCGATTTCATCGAAGGCAAAACCGCGATGATGATGCATACGAGCGGCAATTTGACGAACGTAAAAAATAACGCAAAATTCGATTTCGGCGTGGCGTTCCCGCCTGCGCAAAAGCAGTTCGGCTCACCTACCGGCGGCGGAAACTTGTATATCTTCAAGGATACGACGCCAGAGAAACAAGCAGCGGCTTGGGAATTCGTCAAATACATGACCTCTCCGGAGCAAGCCGCGCTGTTCAGCAGCTCATCGGGATATGTGGGAGTCCGTAAATCCGCATACGATACCGAAGCGATGAAAAAGTATACGGCGGATTTCCCGCAAGCTCTTGTTGCCCGCGATCAGCTGCAATATGCGTTCCGGGAATTGTCGACCCATAATCATGGCAAAGTATCGACGGCGATCACGAACCAGATTCAAGCCGCCTTGGCCGGAAAGACCGATGCGGCAGGGGCGCTGAAGAAAGCACAGGAAGAAGCGGATCAGGCGCTTGCGCCATTCAACAAGTAA
- a CDS encoding carbohydrate ABC transporter permease, translating into MGAGWTGKLKRNGFGWGLILPSLLFLCLFTYYPMLKAAWLSLYEQNLATPEPVFVGLGNYANLLKDPVFLKVFGNNIWFAVGTVPASLGLAFLMALFADKAIKGRAIARLAFFYPNMIPMIAVANIWLFLYTPHFGLFARLAAWIADQPVNLLGTPDTVMGALIVMMIWKEAGYFMIFYLAGMQQIPKDLYEAAAVHGVGTWASIRRITIPLTMPTTLFVAVIAVTNSFKLVDHLWIMTKGGPNHASNLLLYYIYETSFNFYDQGMAAAMTVVMIALLLLISSLQFFGWDRKIHYE; encoded by the coding sequence ATGGGTGCCGGATGGACCGGGAAGCTGAAACGAAACGGATTCGGCTGGGGGCTTATTCTGCCGTCCCTTCTGTTTCTATGTTTATTTACTTATTATCCGATGCTGAAAGCGGCTTGGCTCAGCCTTTACGAGCAAAATTTGGCCACGCCAGAGCCTGTTTTCGTCGGTTTGGGCAATTACGCCAATCTGCTGAAAGACCCCGTCTTTTTGAAAGTGTTCGGCAACAATATCTGGTTTGCGGTCGGAACCGTACCCGCCTCGTTAGGTCTGGCTTTCTTGATGGCACTGTTTGCCGATAAGGCGATAAAGGGACGGGCGATCGCGCGTCTCGCTTTCTTTTATCCGAACATGATACCGATGATCGCGGTGGCCAATATTTGGTTGTTTTTGTATACGCCGCATTTCGGTTTATTTGCCAGACTGGCTGCATGGATTGCGGACCAGCCGGTGAATCTGCTCGGAACGCCCGATACGGTCATGGGCGCCCTCATTGTCATGATGATCTGGAAGGAAGCCGGTTACTTCATGATTTTTTATCTGGCCGGGATGCAGCAGATTCCGAAAGATTTGTATGAAGCGGCTGCCGTGCATGGCGTCGGAACATGGGCATCGATCCGGCGGATTACCATTCCGCTTACGATGCCGACCACTTTGTTCGTCGCGGTGATCGCCGTAACGAATTCCTTTAAGCTCGTCGATCATCTCTGGATTATGACGAAGGGCGGGCCGAACCATGCGAGCAACCTGCTGCTGTACTATATCTACGAAACGAGCTTTAACTTCTACGATCAAGGAATGGCCGCCGCGATGACCGTGGTGATGATCGCGCTCCTGCTTCTGATTTCTTCCCTGCAGTTTTTCGGCTGGGACCGCAAAATCCATTACGAATAG